The genomic region cgcgccgccgccggagtccgactCCGTCGAGCCGGCGGCCACGCCCCCGGCCTCgcgctcctcgtcgtcctcgtccacCGCTTCGTCCGCGTCCTTCTCTTCCTCGAGGAGCTCCCGGCGTTGGGGCTTCATTAAGGATCTCCTCCACCGGAGCAAGTCAGACGGCGGCAAGGACAGCCAGCACCCTGCCGCTCCGGCTCCCCCGACTTTCTCTGCCACGCCAAAGAGGAGCCCATCTCCTTCTCCATCGCCGGCGGCGGCCAGGAGTAGAGGGGCAGGGAGGGGCAGGCGGAGGTCGGCGCATGAGAGGCTCTACGAGGCGAGGAGGGCGGAGGCGGAAGAGATGCGACGGCGCACGTACCTGCCCTACCGGCAGGGCGGGCTGCTGCTCTTCGGTTGCATCGGCCTCGGCAACCGCAGCTATGGCACCGCCGTGCACGGCCTTGCTCGGGGTCTCAGCACCGCCACCGCCACGGCCGTCTCTTCAAGGTCATGACAGCACCTCGTATCCATGGACGCATCCGCTGGAGCTGGAGCTGGATGGATGCTGATGTTGTGTGTGGTCGGGGCAATGCAGCGTGAACAAGTGCAAAAGAAATTGCATAGAAGATACCACTAGTAGCAGCGTTCTATAGTTTCCTGTATGGATTTTGGGTTGGTGTAAACGGGCTTGTGTATCTACGTAGTACTAGTGATAATTAGTGCAAAAAGAAATTAGCAGTAGTAGTCTACTACTTGCTTCTCTTATCTCTGCTTGTGATGTGTGCAAGAGACCTGAAGACTGAAAATTTGCAGCTATATTTGTG from Triticum aestivum cultivar Chinese Spring chromosome 4A, IWGSC CS RefSeq v2.1, whole genome shotgun sequence harbors:
- the LOC123082041 gene encoding zinc finger CCCH domain-containing protein 18-like is translated as MAADAPSDDPLAGGGDSACSTPFVSAPSSPTRDPFSGHHHAACFFSAPASPTRGASNEFACGGLDFDFDFDFSSRFPSPSAAAMSSADELFHNGQIRPVRLSAMLLQPHQPHLASPSQAPVVVEEGERGRFRGRSVHRKARSLSPFRAHWRSPSAAPPPESDSVEPAATPPASRSSSSSSTASSASFSSSRSSRRWGFIKDLLHRSKSDGGKDSQHPAAPAPPTFSATPKRSPSPSPSPAAARSRGAGRGRRRSAHERLYEARRAEAEEMRRRTYLPYRQGGLLLFGCIGLGNRSYGTAVHGLARGLSTATATAVSSRS